In Campylobacter mucosalis, a single window of DNA contains:
- the gyrA gene encoding DNA gyrase subunit A — protein sequence MEENLLNQNQDIQVIDIEDSIKASYLDYSMSVIIGRALPDARDGLKPVHRRILYAMHKLGVRSSAKYVKSARIVGDVIGKYHPHGDTAVYDALVRMAQSFSMRYPSVDGQGNFGSIDGDSAAAMRYTEAKMTKLSEEILSDIEKETVDFVPNYDGSEMEPDVLPSRVPNLLLNGSSGIAVGMATNIPPHSLDELIDGLLLVLDNKNATLEEIMQHIKGPDFPTGGIIFGKKGIIEAYRTGRGRVKVRAKTHIEKKPNKDVIVIDELPYQTNKARLIEQIAELVKEKQIEGISEVRDESDREGIRVVIELKRDAMSDIVLNNLFKSTTMESTFGVIMLAIDNKEPKVFNLIELLKLFLNHRKTIIIRRTIFELEKARARAHILEGLKIALDNIDAVINLIRNSADTATARAGLMENFGLSELQANAILDMRLSKLTNLGRDEIESELKALLEEIERLSKILKSEELLENIIRDELKEIRSKFKVPRITEIVDDYDDIDIEDLIPNENMVVTITHRGYIKRVPSKQYEKQKRGGKGKVAVTTYDDDFIESFFTSNTHDTLMFVTDRGQLYWLKVYKIPEGSRTAKGKAVVNLVQLQADEKIMAIIPTTDFSEGKSLAFFTKNGVVKRTNLSEFKNIRSIGVRAISLDENDELVTALIVENSDDFIPDDENSTNIDGEENVVLQPEITDENSDENSDENLDDSGEKKLFIVTKKGMCLKFNVSKVRQMGRSARGVTGIKFKEQGDEVVGAAVIESDSQEVLSISQKGIGKRTTADEYRLTNRGGKGVICMKLNNRTGDLVGVVMVDDEQDLMALTSSGKMIRVDMQSIRKAGRNTSGVIVVNVDGDDVVSIARCPKASEDTDESDDGLDLE from the coding sequence ATGGAAGAAAATTTACTAAATCAAAACCAAGATATTCAGGTTATAGACATTGAAGACTCTATAAAGGCTAGTTATCTTGACTACTCAATGAGCGTTATCATCGGTCGTGCTTTGCCAGACGCTAGGGACGGCTTAAAACCGGTTCATAGGCGTATCCTTTATGCGATGCATAAATTAGGCGTTCGCTCCAGTGCAAAATATGTCAAATCGGCACGTATCGTGGGCGATGTCATCGGTAAATACCACCCACACGGCGATACGGCTGTTTATGACGCACTCGTTCGTATGGCACAGAGCTTTTCTATGCGTTATCCTAGCGTTGATGGACAGGGAAACTTTGGTTCAATTGACGGCGACAGCGCTGCGGCTATGCGTTATACAGAAGCAAAGATGACAAAATTAAGCGAAGAAATTTTAAGCGATATTGAAAAAGAAACCGTTGATTTTGTCCCAAACTACGATGGTAGCGAAATGGAGCCAGATGTCCTGCCAAGCCGTGTGCCAAATTTGCTTTTAAACGGATCAAGCGGTATTGCTGTTGGTATGGCTACAAACATACCACCACATAGCCTTGATGAGCTAATTGACGGACTTTTGCTTGTTTTGGATAATAAAAATGCTACGCTTGAAGAGATTATGCAACATATCAAAGGGCCAGATTTTCCAACTGGTGGTATAATATTTGGCAAAAAAGGCATTATTGAGGCTTACCGCACCGGTAGAGGGCGTGTTAAAGTCAGGGCAAAAACTCATATTGAAAAGAAGCCAAACAAAGATGTAATCGTAATTGACGAGCTACCTTATCAGACAAATAAGGCACGTCTAATTGAGCAGATTGCCGAGCTTGTAAAGGAAAAGCAAATTGAGGGCATTAGCGAAGTTAGAGATGAGAGCGATAGAGAGGGAATTCGCGTTGTTATTGAGCTAAAACGCGACGCGATGAGCGATATCGTGTTAAATAACCTCTTTAAATCAACGACAATGGAAAGCACCTTTGGCGTTATAATGCTTGCCATTGATAATAAAGAACCAAAGGTATTTAATCTAATTGAGTTATTAAAGTTATTTTTAAATCATAGAAAGACGATTATTATCCGCCGAACGATTTTTGAGCTTGAAAAGGCTCGTGCAAGAGCTCACATTTTAGAGGGCTTAAAAATCGCACTTGATAATATTGACGCTGTTATAAATTTAATAAGAAATAGCGCTGATACAGCGACTGCTCGTGCTGGACTAATGGAAAATTTTGGTCTAAGTGAGCTTCAAGCAAATGCGATTCTTGATATGCGTTTAAGTAAGCTTACGAATTTAGGTCGCGATGAGATAGAGAGCGAGTTAAAGGCACTTCTTGAAGAGATTGAAAGACTAAGTAAAATTCTAAAAAGCGAAGAGCTTCTTGAAAATATAATCAGAGATGAGCTAAAAGAAATTCGCTCTAAATTTAAAGTCCCACGCATTACTGAAATTGTTGATGATTACGATGATATTGACATTGAAGATCTTATCCCAAATGAAAATATGGTCGTTACCATAACCCATCGTGGCTACATTAAGCGTGTGCCAAGTAAGCAGTATGAGAAGCAAAAGCGTGGTGGCAAGGGTAAGGTAGCGGTCACGACTTACGATGATGATTTTATTGAGAGCTTCTTTACCTCAAACACACATGATACGCTTATGTTTGTAACAGATAGGGGTCAATTATACTGGCTAAAAGTTTATAAAATTCCAGAGGGCTCACGCACAGCAAAAGGCAAGGCGGTTGTAAATTTAGTTCAGCTTCAAGCTGATGAAAAAATTATGGCGATAATCCCAACGACCGATTTTAGTGAGGGTAAATCTCTGGCATTTTTCACTAAAAACGGCGTAGTAAAACGCACAAATTTAAGCGAGTTTAAAAACATCCGCTCAATCGGCGTTAGAGCAATTAGCCTTGATGAAAACGATGAGCTAGTAACCGCTTTGATCGTTGAAAATAGCGATGATTTTATCCCAGATGATGAAAATTCTACTAATATTGACGGCGAAGAAAATGTTGTATTGCAACCTGAAATTACGGACGAAAACAGCGATGAGAATAGTGATGAAAATTTAGATGATAGTGGCGAGAAAAAACTCTTTATCGTTACTAAAAAGGGTATGTGCCTTAAATTTAATGTAAGTAAAGTTCGCCAAATGGGCAGAAGTGCACGCGGTGTAACTGGTATTAAATTTAAAGAACAAGGCGATGAGGTCGTGGGAGCTGCTGTGATTGAAAGTGACAGCCAAGAGGTGCTAAGCATATCTCAAAAGGGCATTGGCAAACGCACAACAGCTGATGAGTATCGTCTCACAAACCGCGGTGGCAAGGGCGTTATCTGTATGAAGCTAAACAACCGCACAGGTGATTTAGTCGGTGTTGTTATGGTTGATGATGAGCAGGATTTAATGGCTCTTACTTCAAGTGGCAAGATGATAAGAGTTGATATGCAAAGCATTAGAAAAGCGGGTCGCAACACAAGTGGCGTAATAGTCGTAAATGTAGATGGCGATGATGTCGTAAGTATCGCAAGATGTCCAAAAGCTAGTGAAGATACTGACGAGAGTGATGATGGGTTGGATTTGGAATAA
- a CDS encoding LPP20 family lipoprotein: MRNFAFLVVFLAIFSGCSFNGFIPENNVAKRDVIIQKVDKDDLRDVMKKEKMIYDAQPAPVSFRVTGEGIAPQNAISYAQAQALAKRAAMADAYSQLAGNLYGVKINAEDTVRDAMLKDSSVTTRVRGLVKNANIISESFKDGLYRVEMQLQIDQNKWQEVFSY, from the coding sequence ATGAGAAATTTTGCTTTTTTAGTCGTATTTTTAGCGATTTTTAGCGGTTGTTCGTTTAATGGATTTATCCCTGAAAACAACGTTGCAAAACGCGATGTTATAATCCAAAAGGTCGATAAAGACGATCTTAGAGATGTTATGAAAAAAGAGAAGATGATATATGACGCACAACCAGCACCAGTTAGTTTTAGAGTGACTGGAGAGGGCATAGCCCCACAAAACGCCATATCTTACGCTCAGGCTCAAGCTCTTGCAAAACGTGCGGCTATGGCAGATGCGTATTCTCAACTAGCAGGTAATCTTTATGGTGTAAAAATCAACGCAGAAGATACCGTGCGTGACGCTATGCTTAAAGATAGCTCGGTAACCACTAGGGTTAGAGGGCTTGTAAAAAACGCAAATATCATAAGCGAGAGCTTTAAAGACGGACTTTACAGGGTCGAAATGCAACTACAAATAGATCAAAATAAGTGGCAAGAAGTCTTTTCATACTAG
- a CDS encoding sigma-54-dependent transcriptional regulator yields the protein MKVLIVEDDINMRKSLEIALADYDDLEVSSVKSATQALKQLSSIEPDIIITDINMPGLDGIEFIKELNGKFDVIIMTGNATLNRAIESVRLGVKDFLTKPFDVNTLYEAIKRVQKEREKISTKQIKISNIKSDFVGDSEALKRAKNIALKAAVTDASVMIMGESGVGKEVFANFIHQNSKRKDKPFIAINMAAIPENLIESELFGFEKGAFTDATTQKTGLFELANGGTLFLDEIGEMPINLQPKLLRAIQEREISRLGGTKPIKIDVRILCATNANLDELIKNAKFREDLFYRLNTIPLLIPPLRERKDEIEAIANAVLKKVCDEYELGEKSFSDEAISELLGYSYPGNIRELISITQRAAILSEGTKITADDLFLQGRKSR from the coding sequence ATGAAAGTTCTTATCGTTGAAGACGATATAAATATGAGAAAATCCCTTGAAATCGCACTAGCAGATTATGATGACCTTGAAGTGTCAAGCGTTAAAAGTGCCACTCAAGCACTTAAACAGCTTTCAAGTATTGAGCCTGATATTATTATTACTGACATAAATATGCCTGGACTTGACGGCATTGAGTTTATAAAAGAACTAAATGGTAAATTTGACGTTATTATAATGACTGGCAATGCCACGCTAAATAGAGCGATTGAGAGCGTTAGACTTGGAGTTAAGGACTTTTTGACAAAGCCGTTTGACGTAAATACTCTTTATGAAGCGATAAAAAGGGTGCAAAAAGAGCGTGAGAAAATCAGCACAAAACAGATAAAAATTTCAAATATCAAAAGCGATTTTGTAGGTGACTCAGAGGCTTTAAAAAGGGCTAAAAATATCGCACTAAAAGCTGCCGTGACTGACGCAAGTGTGATGATAATGGGCGAGAGTGGCGTTGGCAAGGAGGTTTTTGCAAATTTTATACATCAAAACTCAAAGCGAAAAGATAAGCCATTTATCGCCATAAATATGGCAGCGATCCCTGAAAATCTCATTGAGAGCGAACTTTTTGGCTTTGAAAAAGGTGCATTTACCGACGCCACGACACAAAAAACTGGGCTTTTTGAACTCGCAAATGGCGGAACGCTGTTTTTAGATGAGATTGGCGAGATGCCTATAAATTTACAGCCAAAGCTACTTCGTGCTATTCAAGAGCGTGAAATTTCAAGACTTGGTGGCACAAAACCTATAAAAATTGATGTGCGAATTTTATGTGCGACAAACGCAAATTTAGACGAGCTAATCAAAAACGCAAAATTTAGAGAGGATCTATTTTACCGCTTAAATACAATTCCGCTTTTAATCCCGCCACTTCGTGAGCGAAAGGACGAGATAGAAGCTATCGCAAACGCAGTGCTTAAAAAAGTATGCGATGAATACGAGCTTGGTGAAAAATCTTTTAGCGATGAGGCAATAAGTGAGCTTTTAGGCTACTCATATCCTGGCAACATTAGAGAGCTAATCTCAATTACACAAAGGGCTGCTATTTTAAGCGAAGGTACCAAAATAACAGCAGATGATCTATTTTTACAAGGCAGAAAAAGCAGATAA
- a CDS encoding aspartate-semialdehyde dehydrogenase: MRKFNIAVVGATGAVGEEIFNVLSEVNFPVGEILPLASSKSAGSQIEFNGKSYKVKELTNEVWDEHEIDIAFFSAGGSVSEKFAPVAAASGAVVIDNTSHFRMQDNVPLVVPECNPGDIALYKETGIIANPNCSTIQMVQILKPLDDAFDIERVDVSTYQAASGAGKEGMEELVLQLQKFFEFKLDECEAKVFAHRIAFNVIPHIDVFLENDYTKEEMKMVKETQKILHKKMEVSATCVRVPVLRSHSEAITIHFKNAVDVEKAKEILSKAPSVVLLDNPSKKEYPMPLHATDTNDTYVGRIRKDNYRDNVLHLWCSADQIRVGAATNAVRIAQKWIELPENQ, encoded by the coding sequence ATGAGAAAATTTAACATAGCAGTTGTCGGTGCCACTGGTGCGGTTGGCGAGGAGATTTTTAACGTTTTAAGTGAGGTAAATTTCCCAGTCGGCGAAATTTTACCACTTGCTAGTAGCAAAAGTGCAGGAAGCCAGATTGAGTTTAACGGCAAAAGCTATAAAGTAAAAGAGCTTACAAACGAGGTTTGGGACGAACACGAGATAGATATCGCATTTTTCTCAGCTGGCGGGTCGGTTTCAGAGAAATTCGCTCCAGTTGCGGCTGCTAGTGGTGCGGTTGTCATTGATAACACGAGCCATTTTAGAATGCAAGATAATGTCCCTCTTGTTGTGCCAGAGTGTAATCCTGGCGATATCGCACTTTATAAAGAAACAGGCATAATCGCAAATCCAAACTGCTCAACAATCCAAATGGTGCAAATTTTAAAGCCACTTGATGACGCCTTTGATATCGAGCGTGTTGATGTTAGCACCTATCAAGCAGCAAGTGGTGCTGGTAAAGAGGGTATGGAAGAGCTCGTGCTTCAGCTTCAAAAATTCTTTGAGTTTAAGCTTGATGAGTGCGAAGCAAAGGTCTTTGCTCACCGCATAGCATTTAACGTAATTCCACACATTGACGTCTTTTTAGAAAATGACTATACAAAAGAAGAGATGAAAATGGTTAAAGAGACTCAGAAAATTTTGCATAAAAAAATGGAGGTTTCAGCCACTTGTGTGCGTGTGCCAGTGCTTAGAAGCCACTCAGAAGCTATCACGATACACTTTAAAAATGCAGTAGATGTAGAAAAAGCAAAAGAAATTTTAAGCAAAGCCCCAAGCGTTGTATTACTTGATAATCCAAGTAAAAAAGAGTATCCGATGCCGCTTCACGCAACCGATACAAACGATACATATGTCGGTAGAATTAGAAAAGACAACTACCGCGATAACGTGCTTCATCTTTGGTGCAGTGCTGATCAGATCCGTGTTGGAGCTGCGACAAATGCCGTTAGAATCGCACAAAAGTGGATAGAATTGCCTGAAAATCAATAA
- a CDS encoding pyridoxamine kinase: protein MKRILTIQDISCVGKCSLTVALPVISALGLETAILPTAVLSTHTGFRNFSFLDLTDEIEKITAVWKKENISFDGIYTGFLGSFRQLNIISRLFDEFKGNSPLILVDPCMGDNGKLYPGFDADFVKAMSEFCKKAEIITPNITEASFMCGLEYKDSGKYDKEYIDKILKTLSKFGAKKIVLKGISYTGDDCGVIAYDTNTKEKTEYFHELLPLKTSGTGDIFASVLFGSLVLGSSIDVSIRLAADFVLESIKSTLADKDRTHYGVQFEKHLAKLGTFKISY from the coding sequence ATGAAAAGAATACTAACGATTCAAGATATCTCTTGCGTGGGCAAATGTTCGCTCACTGTGGCATTGCCAGTTATAAGTGCTTTAGGGCTAGAAACAGCGATACTACCAACTGCCGTGCTTAGCACTCACACTGGTTTTAGAAATTTTAGCTTTCTTGATCTAACCGATGAAATAGAAAAGATAACAGCCGTTTGGAAAAAAGAGAACATAAGCTTTGACGGAATTTACACTGGATTTTTAGGCAGTTTTAGGCAACTAAATATCATATCTAGACTATTTGATGAATTTAAGGGCAACTCGCCACTCATCTTAGTGGATCCTTGTATGGGCGATAACGGCAAACTATATCCTGGATTTGACGCTGATTTTGTAAAAGCTATGTCGGAATTTTGTAAAAAAGCAGAGATTATAACGCCAAATATTACTGAAGCTAGTTTTATGTGTGGACTTGAGTATAAAGATAGTGGTAAATACGACAAAGAGTATATCGATAAAATTTTAAAAACACTTAGCAAATTTGGGGCAAAAAAAATCGTCCTAAAAGGCATAAGCTACACTGGCGATGACTGCGGAGTTATCGCTTATGACACAAATACAAAAGAAAAAACCGAGTATTTTCACGAGCTTTTACCGCTTAAGACGAGTGGTACTGGAGATATATTTGCCTCCGTTTTATTTGGCTCTTTAGTTCTTGGATCTAGTATAGATGTGTCCATACGCCTAGCAGCTGACTTTGTGCTTGAGAGTATAAAATCAACTCTGGCAGACAAAGATAGGACGCACTATGGAGTGCAGTTTGAAAAGCACCTAGCAAAACTAGGCACTTTTAAAATTTCTTATTGA
- a CDS encoding radical SAM protein, translated as MNIVFGPINSRRFGMSLGIDLSPNEKSCNFDCVYCELKGAKPTNFIKDPPNIDEIITQVKNALKIHQNIDVITLTANGEPTLYPQLETLVDRLNEIKTTQKLLILSNGTGVLNPKICDALKKINIVKLSLDSVIQSTFNKIDRHKSDIKVANLVEAMAKFRENFSGELVLEILVVAGFNDTKDEFIALNEAINFIKPNRVDISTIDRPPAYIVKAIDLGLLKNLSELIISTPTLIVKPHKSQNVYEFSKDEILSTLKRRPQSEANVSENFSQKSKAYLNELLKDGLVAECLVAGVKFYKVAK; from the coding sequence TTGAATATAGTTTTTGGGCCGATTAACTCGCGTAGATTTGGTATGTCACTTGGCATTGACCTATCGCCAAATGAAAAGTCATGTAACTTTGACTGCGTCTATTGCGAGTTAAAGGGTGCAAAACCGACAAATTTCATAAAAGATCCGCCAAATATAGACGAGATTATCACGCAAGTAAAAAACGCTCTAAAAATTCATCAAAATATCGACGTCATCACGCTTACAGCAAATGGAGAGCCAACACTTTACCCACAGCTAGAAACTTTAGTAGATAGACTAAATGAGATAAAAACCACACAAAAGTTGCTCATCTTAAGCAACGGCACTGGAGTTTTAAATCCCAAAATTTGTGACGCTTTAAAAAAAATTAACATCGTCAAACTAAGTCTAGATAGCGTCATACAAAGCACTTTTAACAAAATAGACAGACACAAATCAGACATAAAGGTCGCAAATCTAGTAGAAGCAATGGCAAAATTTAGAGAAAATTTCAGCGGAGAACTCGTTTTAGAAATTTTAGTAGTAGCAGGTTTTAACGATACAAAAGATGAGTTTATCGCCTTAAACGAAGCGATAAATTTTATAAAGCCAAATAGGGTTGATATAAGCACGATAGACAGACCGCCTGCATACATCGTAAAAGCCATTGATTTAGGACTTTTAAAGAACTTATCAGAGCTTATCATAAGCACCCCCACACTAATAGTAAAACCACACAAAAGCCAAAACGTATATGAGTTTAGCAAAGATGAAATTCTCTCAACCCTGAAGCGTCGTCCACAAAGCGAAGCAAACGTGAGTGAAAATTTCAGCCAAAAATCCAAAGCATATTTAAACGAGCTTTTAAAAGACGGACTTGTTGCTGAGTGTTTGGTTGCTGGAGTAAAATTTTATAAGGTAGCAAAATGA
- the hemE gene encoding uroporphyrinogen decarboxylase: protein MIFIDACLKKPTPYTPVWMMRQAGRYLPEYMRVRAAAGDFLSLCKDYKKASEVTIQPVEILGVDAAILFSDILVVPLQMGMELKFLKGEGPVFDKPIRNLDDLNALDSDKAVKDLSYVYDTIKLTRQNLANDKALIGFLGAPWTLATYMIEGQGSKTYAICKKMLYENPELLHKILTKVTDACIGYAKMQIRSGVNAIQIFDSWAAALEESAFFEFSWAYILKIVDEIKREFPSIPVIVFPKGISGYLDKISGNFDVFGVDWSTPIELAKAKLSPKYVLQGNMEPTRLYSKTAIDEGIDKILSVIKNTPHIFNLGHGILPDIPVENAKYFIKQVQELSKR, encoded by the coding sequence ATGATATTTATTGATGCTTGTTTAAAAAAACCAACCCCATACACCCCAGTTTGGATGATGCGTCAAGCTGGCAGGTATCTGCCAGAATATATGAGAGTTCGTGCGGCTGCTGGGGATTTTTTATCGCTTTGTAAGGACTATAAAAAGGCTAGCGAAGTTACTATCCAGCCAGTTGAAATTTTAGGCGTTGATGCGGCGATTTTATTTAGCGATATTTTGGTTGTCCCACTACAAATGGGTATGGAGCTTAAATTTTTAAAGGGCGAGGGGCCAGTTTTTGATAAACCTATTAGAAATTTAGATGATTTAAACGCCCTTGATAGTGATAAAGCCGTTAAGGATTTAAGTTATGTCTATGATACGATTAAGCTAACTAGGCAAAATTTAGCAAATGATAAGGCGTTAATTGGCTTTTTAGGAGCCCCTTGGACACTTGCAACCTATATGATAGAGGGTCAAGGCAGTAAAACCTACGCCATTTGTAAAAAAATGCTCTATGAAAATCCAGAGCTTTTACACAAAATTTTAACCAAAGTCACCGACGCTTGTATAGGATACGCCAAAATGCAAATACGCTCAGGTGTAAATGCTATCCAAATTTTTGACAGCTGGGCAGCAGCACTTGAAGAGAGTGCATTTTTTGAGTTTAGCTGGGCGTATATTTTAAAAATCGTTGATGAGATCAAACGTGAATTCCCAAGTATCCCAGTCATCGTCTTTCCAAAAGGCATAAGCGGATATTTGGATAAAATTAGCGGAAATTTTGACGTTTTTGGTGTTGATTGGAGCACTCCGATTGAACTTGCAAAAGCAAAACTAAGCCCAAAATACGTCCTTCAAGGCAATATGGAGCCAACACGCCTTTACTCAAAAACAGCAATTGATGAGGGCATTGATAAAATTTTATCCGTGATTAAAAATACGCCTCATATTTTTAACCTAGGACATGGAATTTTGCCTGATATCCCAGTAGAAAATGCAAAATATTTTATAAAGCAAGTTCAAGAGCTTTCAAAAAGGTAA
- a CDS encoding YqhA family protein translates to MFKKIFEKLMLASSAFTILPVIFCLLGAIVLFIIASYDVLVVFGDVYAYFFKGVHPENFHSDVVGVIVGAIDLYLMALVLFIFSFGIYELFISEIKELKEDKHTNVLEVHSLDQLKDKLAKVIVMVLIVNFFQRVLHANFTTPVEMGYLAASILALCVGLYFLHKGDSH, encoded by the coding sequence ATGTTTAAAAAGATTTTTGAAAAACTTATGTTGGCAAGTAGTGCATTTACTATTTTGCCGGTCATCTTTTGTCTACTTGGCGCTATCGTGCTGTTTATCATCGCTAGTTACGATGTTTTAGTTGTTTTTGGCGATGTTTATGCCTACTTTTTTAAAGGCGTCCATCCTGAAAATTTCCATTCAGATGTAGTCGGCGTCATAGTTGGAGCGATCGATCTTTATCTTATGGCACTCGTGCTATTTATCTTTAGCTTTGGAATTTATGAACTATTTATAAGCGAGATAAAGGAGTTAAAAGAGGATAAACACACAAACGTCCTAGAAGTACATTCGCTAGATCAGCTAAAAGATAAACTAGCCAAAGTCATCGTAATGGTCTTAATAGTAAATTTCTTTCAGCGAGTTTTACACGCAAATTTCACAACTCCAGTCGAGATGGGTTATCTAGCAGCTAGTATTTTAGCACTCTGTGTGGGATTGTACTTTTTACACAAGGGCGATTCGCACTAA